A part of Myxococcus landrumus genomic DNA contains:
- a CDS encoding TadE/TadG family type IV pilus assembly protein yields the protein MRRRAQRGQAIVLGSLSFLVLALMVTLSFNLSHALRQRMSLQQHSDAMAYSMAVLEARALNYYAVSNRAIAGSYVAMNSLHAYMAAASVTGEMLRAGESNFNKIAAAELVRCLACRCSCCKHAADAKKVANKFGKKAKEYDRDARALEGDFRTAMEGLDLMVDNLHKSQAEVHERTAQAVKDGSSHGLAQLKDDTAPKSSELNSAVGALNENEFNCSVDGKECTGSVGSSSEEARARVMTEIGNASRSAWPSNRKGTKHLHPDFLREFKDIPEQGLYKISGHKGSAKTVTDGDDVYTGGQEGGNEGTTVAASEEGSLTHSMWEDAIPAMSSYDSSIWSDSGGGEHDGVGDDGEGEQHRGSHQFEGTNAQSLESCAGEGNCFMKYRANPDPNRDWGQPRVYAYYTMPLSVGNAQQAPWELNNSRSVEFQHGAQGSGKLTVAAGEGMSLSKALVYYHRFGAGGWREPPNLFAPFWRAKLHPFTPGEAARVLQEAGNSDAVPIAETEVPL from the coding sequence ATGCGCCGCCGCGCCCAGCGAGGGCAGGCCATCGTCCTGGGGTCGCTGTCCTTCCTGGTGCTCGCGTTGATGGTGACGCTGAGCTTCAACCTGAGTCATGCGCTGCGCCAGCGGATGTCGCTCCAGCAGCACAGCGACGCCATGGCGTACTCCATGGCGGTGCTGGAGGCGCGCGCGCTCAACTACTACGCGGTCAGCAACCGGGCCATCGCCGGCTCCTACGTGGCGATGAACAGCCTGCACGCGTACATGGCGGCCGCGAGCGTCACGGGAGAAATGCTGAGGGCGGGGGAGTCGAACTTCAACAAGATTGCGGCCGCCGAGTTGGTCAGGTGTCTCGCCTGCAGGTGTAGCTGCTGCAAGCACGCGGCCGATGCCAAGAAGGTCGCGAACAAGTTCGGCAAGAAGGCAAAGGAGTATGACCGCGACGCGCGAGCTCTTGAAGGAGACTTCAGGACCGCCATGGAGGGATTGGACCTCATGGTGGACAATCTTCACAAGTCCCAGGCGGAGGTTCATGAGAGGACCGCCCAGGCTGTGAAGGACGGCTCCAGCCATGGCCTGGCCCAGCTCAAGGATGACACTGCGCCCAAGTCGAGCGAGCTGAACTCGGCTGTGGGAGCACTCAATGAGAACGAGTTCAACTGCTCAGTGGATGGGAAGGAATGCACGGGCAGCGTGGGAAGCAGCTCTGAAGAGGCCAGAGCACGCGTCATGACTGAGATTGGCAATGCGAGCCGCTCGGCATGGCCTTCGAACCGGAAGGGTACGAAGCACCTTCACCCGGACTTCCTCAGGGAGTTCAAGGATATTCCGGAGCAAGGGCTGTACAAGATATCGGGGCACAAGGGGTCAGCCAAGACGGTGACCGACGGGGACGACGTCTACACAGGAGGACAAGAAGGTGGCAACGAGGGGACCACCGTGGCTGCCAGCGAAGAGGGCTCCTTGACCCACTCCATGTGGGAGGACGCAATCCCAGCCATGTCGTCCTATGACTCCTCTATCTGGAGCGACTCAGGGGGAGGCGAGCACGATGGTGTTGGAGACGACGGTGAAGGGGAACAGCACCGAGGCTCCCACCAGTTCGAAGGCACCAACGCGCAGTCGCTCGAAAGCTGCGCGGGTGAGGGCAACTGCTTCATGAAGTACCGCGCCAACCCGGACCCCAACCGGGACTGGGGCCAGCCTCGCGTCTACGCCTACTACACGATGCCGTTGAGCGTCGGGAACGCCCAGCAGGCGCCGTGGGAGCTCAACAACTCCAGGAGCGTGGAGTTCCAGCATGGCGCGCAGGGTTCCGGGAAGCTGACCGTGGCCGCGGGTGAGGGCATGAGCCTGTCCAAGGCGCTCGTCTACTACCACCGCTTCGGGGCAGGAGGCTGGAGGGAGCCGCCCAACCTCTTCGCTCCCTTCTGGCGCGCGAAGCTGCATCCCTTCACACCGGGGGAGGCCGCCAGGGTGCTCCAGGAAGCAGGCAACTCCGACGCAGTCCCCATCGCCGAGACGGAGGTGCCGCTGTGA
- a CDS encoding TadE family protein: METAVVLPLFVFLILGVLQLGLMHQARLLTKYAAYKAVRTGSLRNANVAEMERAAVAVLLPMLGKRSSGAGSIEYVRPVGTGQEFATKWNELKSNQMAETDLKNAEVTICGPTQEEVGSGGGELDFDDPSVATSGDWRQSMRTKLRVQVTFNYRLVIPFADWVIYQAARGREIGMHLRMGKVKADEQAKVSKRKFGSAGKGESPYESAASRGIYIAPIRATYTMRMQSNLVLDNGIPARNECIFPFSY, translated from the coding sequence GTGGAGACCGCGGTTGTCCTGCCGCTCTTCGTGTTTCTCATCCTGGGCGTGCTTCAGCTGGGCCTGATGCACCAGGCGCGGCTGCTGACGAAGTACGCCGCATACAAAGCGGTCCGCACCGGCTCGCTGCGCAACGCCAACGTCGCGGAGATGGAGCGGGCCGCCGTCGCGGTGCTGTTGCCGATGCTGGGCAAGCGTTCTTCGGGGGCGGGGAGCATCGAGTACGTCCGTCCGGTCGGCACCGGGCAGGAGTTCGCGACGAAGTGGAATGAGCTGAAGAGCAACCAGATGGCGGAGACGGACCTGAAGAACGCCGAGGTCACCATCTGCGGGCCGACGCAGGAGGAAGTCGGGAGTGGCGGAGGGGAGCTCGACTTCGACGACCCGTCGGTCGCGACCTCGGGGGATTGGCGTCAGAGCATGCGCACGAAGCTGCGCGTGCAGGTGACGTTCAACTACCGGCTCGTCATTCCCTTCGCGGACTGGGTCATCTACCAGGCGGCGCGCGGCCGCGAGATTGGGATGCACCTGCGCATGGGGAAGGTGAAGGCGGACGAGCAGGCCAAGGTGTCCAAGCGCAAGTTCGGAAGCGCAGGCAAGGGGGAGAGCCCCTACGAGAGCGCGGCGTCGAGGGGCATCTACATCGCGCCCATCCGCGCCACGTACACCATGCGAATGCAGTCGAACCTGGTGCTCGACAACGGCATTCCCGCGAGGAACGAATGCATCTTCCCGTTCTCCTATTGA
- a CDS encoding TadE/TadG family type IV pilus assembly protein, with the protein MRLPVLLLSRTRRRPQRGQAIVLGSLSFLVLALMVTLSFNLSHALRQKMTLQQHSDTLSYSMAVLEARALNYYAVSNRAIASSYVAMNSLHAYMSAASITGQMMRASSKNFQMIAIQEMALCIACYFMCDHCEHAAEAFKISQDFNKSGQDYDDKVQGFESNFNTAMEGLDLMVDNIHTAQKEVHEKTLQAVKDGRSHGLSQLKEYTAPNASELVSAVGSINANEFNCAVDGMECQGSVGNSSPEARAKVMTEVANATRAKWAANRETGGFGSPTNLPKYLNSQFFQELDDIPGNEGQRLVSGTRGTAKTVKDEGDVSGGQSSDNTGAKVAAQDEGRIFHQWKDGAWLSSFKSRVWSDEGGGGHEGDGAHSGQHRFEGVNARALTSCAGSGNCFMKFRANPDPKRDWGQPRVYSYLSMRFRVGDTKRAPWELNSSAQVRFTHGQQGEGNLTVAATEGAAMSKSLVYYHRFGNLGWKEAPNLFAPYWRAKLHPFTKGDAQSVLDAAGNSEGSQMSQVDGVAL; encoded by the coding sequence ATGCGTCTTCCCGTTCTCCTACTGAGCCGGACGCGCCGCCGCCCCCAGCGAGGGCAGGCCATCGTCCTGGGGTCGCTGTCCTTCCTGGTGCTCGCGTTGATGGTGACGCTGAGCTTCAACCTGAGCCATGCGCTCCGTCAGAAGATGACGTTGCAGCAGCACAGCGACACGCTGTCGTACTCCATGGCGGTGCTGGAGGCGCGCGCGCTCAACTACTACGCGGTCAGCAACCGGGCCATCGCCAGCTCCTACGTGGCGATGAACAGCCTGCACGCGTACATGTCCGCGGCCAGCATCACCGGCCAGATGATGCGGGCGTCCTCGAAGAACTTCCAGATGATCGCCATCCAGGAGATGGCGCTGTGTATCGCCTGCTATTTCATGTGCGACCACTGCGAGCACGCCGCGGAGGCGTTCAAGATCAGCCAGGACTTCAACAAGTCCGGTCAGGACTACGACGACAAGGTCCAGGGCTTCGAGTCGAACTTCAACACGGCCATGGAGGGGCTGGACCTGATGGTGGACAACATCCACACGGCCCAGAAGGAGGTCCATGAGAAGACGCTCCAGGCCGTGAAGGATGGCCGCAGTCATGGCCTGTCCCAGCTCAAGGAATACACCGCGCCCAACGCCAGCGAGCTCGTGTCGGCCGTGGGCTCCATCAACGCCAACGAGTTCAACTGCGCCGTGGACGGGATGGAGTGCCAGGGCAGCGTGGGCAACAGCTCCCCCGAGGCCCGCGCGAAGGTGATGACGGAGGTCGCCAATGCGACCCGCGCCAAGTGGGCGGCAAATCGGGAGACCGGTGGCTTCGGCTCCCCCACGAACCTCCCCAAGTACCTCAACTCCCAGTTCTTCCAGGAGCTGGATGACATCCCGGGGAACGAGGGGCAGCGCCTGGTCAGCGGCACCCGTGGCACGGCCAAGACGGTGAAGGACGAAGGCGATGTCTCGGGAGGACAGTCGTCAGACAACACCGGCGCCAAGGTGGCGGCGCAGGACGAGGGGCGCATCTTCCACCAGTGGAAGGACGGCGCCTGGTTGTCCTCGTTCAAGTCCAGGGTCTGGAGCGACGAGGGCGGAGGCGGCCACGAAGGCGACGGCGCGCACTCCGGCCAGCACCGCTTCGAGGGCGTCAACGCGCGCGCGCTCACCAGCTGCGCGGGCTCCGGCAACTGCTTCATGAAGTTCCGCGCCAACCCGGACCCCAAGCGGGATTGGGGACAGCCACGCGTCTACAGCTACCTGTCGATGCGCTTCCGCGTGGGAGACACGAAGCGGGCGCCCTGGGAGCTCAACTCGTCGGCGCAGGTGCGCTTCACGCACGGACAGCAGGGCGAGGGCAACCTCACCGTCGCCGCCACGGAAGGGGCGGCCATGTCCAAGTCGCTCGTCTACTACCACCGCTTCGGCAACCTCGGCTGGAAGGAGGCCCCCAACCTCTTCGCGCCGTACTGGCGCGCGAAGCTGCATCCCTTCACGAAGGGGGACGCCCAGTCGGTGCTGGATGCCGCGGGCAACTCCGAGGGGTCCCAGATGTCTCAAGTGGATGGGGTGGCGCTGTGA
- a CDS encoding TadE/TadG family type IV pilus assembly protein, with product MSSRTTATQSGQAAVESAIVLPLFVFLILGTLQIGLMHQARLLTKYAAYKAVRAGSLHNANVKTMEAAALAVLLPILGTRASGAGGIEYVRPVGSASEFETKFNELKSNEMPGVNLKYAEVTVCGPTQEEISGNSGEFDFDDPKNTSPDNDWRRNHRTKLRIQVTLNYRLVIPFADWVIYQAARGREIPMQLRMGKIKAQEQAKTSGRRFGGAATGEGPYESAAGQGVYIMPIRATYTMRMQSNFYLGNNALPGSNACVFPFSY from the coding sequence ATGAGCTCCCGCACCACAGCGACCCAGTCAGGCCAGGCCGCGGTGGAGTCCGCCATCGTCCTGCCGCTTTTCGTCTTCCTCATCCTGGGCACGCTCCAAATCGGGCTGATGCACCAGGCGCGGCTGTTGACCAAGTACGCCGCCTACAAGGCCGTGCGAGCGGGCTCGCTCCACAACGCCAACGTGAAGACCATGGAGGCCGCCGCGCTCGCGGTGCTCCTGCCCATCCTGGGCACCCGGGCCTCTGGCGCGGGCGGCATCGAGTACGTCCGGCCCGTGGGCAGCGCCAGCGAGTTCGAGACCAAGTTCAACGAGCTGAAGTCCAACGAGATGCCCGGGGTGAACCTCAAGTACGCGGAGGTCACCGTCTGCGGCCCCACGCAGGAGGAAATCTCGGGGAACAGCGGCGAGTTCGACTTCGACGACCCGAAGAACACCAGCCCCGACAACGACTGGCGGCGCAATCACCGCACCAAGCTGCGCATCCAGGTGACGCTCAACTACCGGCTCGTCATCCCCTTCGCGGACTGGGTCATCTACCAGGCGGCGCGCGGTCGCGAGATTCCGATGCAGCTGCGCATGGGAAAGATAAAGGCCCAGGAGCAGGCCAAGACGTCCGGCCGCCGCTTCGGTGGCGCCGCCACGGGCGAGGGCCCCTACGAGAGCGCCGCCGGCCAGGGTGTCTACATCATGCCCATCCGCGCCACGTACACGATGCGGATGCAGTCCAACTTCTACCTGGGCAACAACGCCCTCCCCGGGAGCAACGCATGCGTCTTCCCGTTCTCCTACTGA